The following are encoded in a window of Flavobacteriales bacterium genomic DNA:
- a CDS encoding OmpA family protein codes for MKKCVALLMVGSLTLGCIAQDTFTLKDTSFAVGARLVTYQILFDYNAATFRSEAYPYLDSIVQFMQQHPNLTIEVGNHRDERGSDKYSRRLTAIRSKAVVNYLVEKGIAPTRLTSRGYEESRPLVSNAKTEEEHQRNRRTELMIISIDADHKE; via the coding sequence ATGAAAAAGTGCGTTGCCTTGCTGATGGTCGGTTCCCTCACCCTGGGATGCATCGCTCAGGACACTTTTACCTTAAAGGACACCTCATTCGCTGTTGGAGCAAGGTTGGTGACATATCAGATTCTTTTTGATTACAACGCAGCAACCTTCCGGTCAGAAGCCTACCCCTATCTCGATAGCATTGTGCAATTCATGCAGCAACACCCCAATCTGACCATTGAAGTGGGAAATCACCGTGATGAACGTGGTTCAGACAAATACAGCAGGAGACTCACGGCAATAAGATCAAAGGCGGTGGTGAACTACCTCGTTGAAAAAGGCATTGCACCAACCAGGCTCACTTCCAGGGGTTATGAAGAAAGTCGCCCACTGGTGTCTAATGCGAAGACTGAAGAGGAACATCAAAGGAACCGCCGGACAGAGCTGATGATCATATCCATAGACGCGGATCACAAAGAATAA